The Brevibacterium atlanticum genome segment AGGAAGATCATCGACCATGCCACGACGAGCACTCCCAGCAGCAGATCCCACAGCAGTGGTCGCCGCAGCAGATCGGGCATCGATGAAACGGTGAGCCGTGACGATGACGTCAGCGTCTTCGTCCCCGGCTTCGGCGCCGGCATGGGTGAGTCGGCGTGAGGAGGATCCGGAAGATCATTCGTCGGTTGCAGTTCGGTCATGAAGCGAAGCGTGCCCGCACCTGCCGGTTCGGCTTCATCCGTGCCGGGTCGGCAAAGATCTCTGCCTCCGAAGTCGAGAACTCTCGGTCCGCGGGACCGGTCTGTCGCGGAGCCTGACGCTGCGTGAAGGGTCGTCCGGACACTGCGGGCAGGCTGAGGTAGACCAACCGGGAGGTCTCACGACGCGCTCGCCGCAGACCGTCCAAGGTCAGCCCCACACTGCCGAGCAGGAACGCCAGACCCATGAGAGCTGCGGCGAGGATCGCGGTCGGGAACCTCGGCACGAGTCCGGTCTGCCAGAACTCCCAGACCACAGGAAGACCGAAGACCAGCGACAGAGCCGCGAGCAGCACGGTGAGGGTGCCGTAGAACAGGCGCGGGCGCTCGTGCCTCACGAGCGCGGAGATGAGCCCGAGGATGCGGAACCCGTCCTTGAACGTCGAGAGTTTCGACTCGCTTCCGTCGGGTCGGTCGCGGAAGTCCACGGCCACCTCGGTGGTGGGAAGGCGCAGCGACATCGTGTGCACGGTCAGTTCGGTTTCGATCTCGAACCGGCGGCTGATCGCGGGGAACGACTTGACGAAGCGGCGGGAGAACACCCGGTAGCCCGAGAGCATGTCGGAGACCTCGGATCCGAAGAGTGCCCCGGTCAGCTGATTGAACATCCGGTTCCCCGCCTCATGGCCGGGCCGATACGAGGTCGTCTCCTGGTTGTCCTGACGCACACCGAGCACGTGGTCGTAGGGGCCCGAGATCAGGGTATCGATCATCTCGGGCAGGTGCGCAGCCTCGTAGGTATCGTCGCCGTCGATCATCACGTAGATGTCCGCATCGATGTCAGCGAAGGCGCGGCGGACGACGTTGCCCTTGCCCGGGACGTTCTCCTTGCGCACGATGGCGCCGGCCTCGGCGGCACGCTGCGAGGTGCGATCGCTCGAACAGTTGTCATAGACGTAGACCGTGATGCCGGGGACGGCGGCTTTGAGGTCGCCGACGACCTTCGCGACGGTGATCTCCTCGTTGTGGCAGGGAACGATCGCCGCGATCCTCACGGTCGTCTCTTGCATACCCAGTCCCATCGTCGTTCGTGTGCGCCGGCCGAGCCGATCTCGGTGCGCAGTTCTGCCGATTCCACTGGTCTACGCCTCGGACATGGACTGCGGGTTACGGAATGGGAAATTGCAATGCACCTTCCCCTGAGCATGCACCGACAGCTCGGATCCGCCTCGGCGAGTATGTGCTTGGTCACGATCACGGCGTTGTGCGTCGATTTATGACATCCGCATGTGAACATCCTGGAATTCCTTGGCATCCTGAATCGTCGGCCCTACTCGACCGTAGGCCGCCCCATCCCCTTTCATTCGCCGTCCACCACCGTGCGCGGCGCTGACCAACCACACGAGGAGGCGCCTGTGATCGAACTGCGCGCACTGCGGAAGGCGTTCGGAGGCACCGTCGCCCTGGAGGAGATCGACCTCACGGTCCCTGCCGGAGAGATCCACGGCGTCGTCGGCCGCTCGGGCGCCGGCAAGTCCACGCTCATCCGCTGCCTGACCGGACTCGAGAGCCCCACCTCGGGCACGGTGTCCATCGACGGCGTCGATCTGACGAACCGGTCCGGGGCCGGTCTGCGCGAGGCGCGCCGCAACATCGGCATGGTCTTCCAGCACGTCAACCTCCTCGATTCGCGCACCGCGCTGCACAACGTCGCCCAGCCGCTCAAGATCGCCGGAGTCGGCAAGGCCGATCGCCTGGCCAAAGCCCGCGAACTCCTCGACTTCGTCGGCCTCGGGGAGCGCGTCGACAACTACCCCGCTCAGCTCTCCGGCGGACAGAAGCAGCGCGTGGGCATCGCCCGGGCGCTGGCCGCAGAGCCGAAGGTGCTGCTGTGCGATGAGCCCACCTCGGCACTGGATGCCTCGACGACCGATCAGATCCTCAGCCTCATCCGCTCCCTGCGCGATCGCCTGGGCATCACTGTCCTCATCATCACCCACGAGATGTCCGTGGTCCGCGAGATCTGCGATTCCGTGACACTGCTCGCCGACGGCCGCGTGGCCAAGACAGGGAAGCTCGCCGAGGTGCTCTCCGAGCCCAGATCGGCACTGGCCAAGGACCTCGTCCCCCTGCCCCCGGTCGGCCTCGCCGATTCGGACGGCCGCCTCGTCGAAGTCTCCCTGGCCGGCACCGACCTGCCCACCGTGCTCACCTCCGCACAGAAGGCCGGAGTGAGCGCCGAGGCGATCCTCGCCGGGGCTGTGGAGACGATCGAAGGCCGTCAGATCGGCCGGCTGCGTTTCACCGTGACGTCGACTGACCAGTCGAAAGGCCTGATCAGCGCGCTGAAAGCCGATGGAATCCATGCGGAGGAGGCTGCCTGATGAACGATCCCACATGGTTCGACAACCCCGCGATCACCGATCAGATGTGGCCCGCGACCATCGAGACGCTGCTGATGACCGCCTGGTCGACCGGGCTCGCCGTCCTCTTCGGACTGCCGTTGGGCATCTGGCTGTTCACCGCTTCCAAGGGCGGACTGAACTCGAACCAGTTCGTCTACCGGGTGCTGTCCTTCATCGTCGACATCACCCGTTCGATCCCCTTCATCATCCTCATCATCGCCCTCATCCCCTTCGCCCGGTTCGTCGTCGGATCGGCGCTCGGCTGGCAGGCGACCGTGGTGTCGCTGACGATCGGGGCGATCCCGTTCTATGCCCGCCTGGTCGAGAACTCCCTGCGTGAGGTCTCCGAGGGCAAGGTGGAGGCGGCCCTGATGATGGGCGCCTCGAACGGGCAGGTCATCCGCCAGGTCTACGTCCCTGAGGCCAAGCCCGGTCTCATCGGTGCCGCCACGGTCACCTCGGTGACTCTGGTGTCCTACACCGCTATGGCCGGTGCCGTCGGCGGCGGCGGACTGGGAGCGCTGGCGATCTCCTACGGCTACCAGCGCTACCAGGCGGACACGATGATCGCCTGCATCATCGTCCTCGTTCTCATCGTCACGCTCATCCAGTTCATCGGCGATCGGCTGGCCCGCGCGGTCGACCACCGCTGAGCCGCCTCGGCGGTGTGGCTGGCGATCACCGAGTTGATAGTGGCAAAAGGTCGGCGAATCCCGTATAGATCAGACATTTCGCAACTATGAACCGGCCTCTGACCACTGCCTTCCGGCGATCGTCCCTCATCCACCGCTCCACGACACACACAACACATCAAGGAGAACCATGAAGACCAAGCTCATCGCGATCGCGGCCAGCGCGACCCTGCTGCTCTCGGGCTGCGGACTCGTCGGCGGCGGCAATGATTCCGTCGGAGAGAAGGACGGCGACCTCACGAAGCTCGTCGTCGGTGCGACCCCCGTGCCGCAGGGTGACATCCTCAACTTCGTCCAGGAGAACCTCGCCGAGGACGCCGGCCTCAAGATCGAGGTCAAGGAGTACACCGACTACACGCTGCCGAACAAGGCGCTCAACGACGGTGACATCGACGCGAACTACTTCCAGCACAAGCCGTACCTCGATTCCGAGGTCGAGGGCCAGGGCTATGAGATCACCGGCTTCGAACCCATCAACCTCGAGCCCTTCGCGCTGTTCTCGAAGGACATCAAGGACGTGGGTGACATTCCGAAGAACGCGAAGATCGGCATCAACAACGATCCGTCCAACCAGGGCCGGGCACTGAAGATGCTCGAGGACGCGAAGCTCATCACCCTCAAGGACGGAGTCGACGCGGTCGATGCGAAGCTCTCCGACGTCGAGGACAACCCGAAGAACGTGAAGTTCGTCGAGGCCGACGCGGCACAGCTGGCTCGCACCCTCGAGGACGTCGACGCCTCGGTGATCAACGGCAACAACGCCCTCGAAGCCGGCCTGAGCCCGGCCAAGGACGGCATCCTGCTGGAGAAGGCCGAGGACAACCCGTACGGCAACTTCCTCGCCGCCCGCACCGAGAACAAGGATGACGAGAACATCAAGAAGCTCGACGAGCTGCTCCACTCCCCCGAGGTGAAGAAGTTCATCGAGGACAAGTGGTCCGACGGATCGGTCCTCCCCAGCTTCTGACCCCACTATTGCTACCTGACGGCGGCCCAGCAACCTCGCGCGAGGTTGCTGGGCCGCCGTCAGGTTGTATGGGGAGATGCAGACCGCCGTGACGAACCGTCGCACCAAACAGGACACAGCGGGTTCCCTCGTCGAAGACGGTCCCGTCGAGACTCTCGCCGTGATGATCCCGCCGAGGCGGTCCCTCACCTCAGCAGATCATGAAGGGCACGAGCCGCGGCGCCGAGAGCAGCCTCGGCGGCGGGTTGAACCGATGCGGGATTGCTTGATTCGCTGAGCACGACGATGGCGATCGACTGACCGTCGGCGTGGTCGACGACGCCGATCTCGTGCCTGAGGTGGAGCAGTGTCCCGGTCTTCGATGACCACCGAGCCGAATCGGACATGAGGTCGGGGGCGAGGCGATGGCGAACGACATTGCCGGACATCAGCTCCCGCAGCCGCGCGGCGACGCCGTGGTCGAGCCTTGCGGGGCGCCACACCTCGGCGAGGAGACCCAACAGGCCGCGTGCGGTGGCGGAGTTGGCGCGGGAGACGTCAAGCTGCCAGATCCGGTGACCATCGCCGTGGGTCGGCCCCGCGGTCGCCAAGTCGTAGGCAAGGTGTGCTTCGGTTCCGTCCAGGCTCTCCAGCGGCGTCATGGTCAGCGCGTCGAGCCGGTGCCGGATATCGATGTCCCGCAGCCCCAGAGCATCGAGATCCTGCTCGACCTCAGTTGCGGGAACAAGGTCGAGCAGTGCATCGGCGGCAGTGTTGTCGCTGAAGCATACGGCCAAGGTAAGCAGATCCTCGAGCGCGATCCGCGCCGGGTGCCGAAATCGTGCCGCACTCGTCGGGCTCGCGGATCCGGCAGCAGCCGGTTCTACTCGGACCTGCTCGTCGGCGGCGAGGTCCCCCGCCACGATCCGGTTGAGCACTGCCAGCGCGATCGGCACCTTGACCAAGGACGCCAGCGGCAGCGCTCCGTCGGGCGAGAGCGCAACCTCAGCATTCGTATCAAGATCACGGGCGATGATTCTGGCGCGAAGACCCGCGTTCTCAAGCTCTGCTCCGGCCGCTCTGACGACCTTCTTCCGCCCGATCATGGCGCTTCCCCAGTCGATCGTGCGATCTGCGGGCCCTGCGCCGAGGCGGCCCGGCCTGTTCGCGCATGCGTCCTCACCGTCGCCGAGCCTCGTCGTCTCGGGCCTGAGACGATCGATCCGCCGAGGCAGTCAGCGAACTCCTCGGCGAAGTCGGCAAGCAGGGCTATGTCTTCGTCCGCTGCGGCCGCCAACGTATAGCCCCGAGAGATGGTCGGGTCGATGAGCGGTACCCAGGGAAGTTCGAGTTCCGCGGCTTCGGCTTCGCTGCAAAGCAGCAGGTCACCCTCACTGAGCACCGCGGCGACTGCGTCGGGATCTGAGGTGTCCACGACGACTTGGTAGGGAAGCAGGCCCGCGGTCTCGGCGCATCGCCGGATCCGGTCGCGGATGTGTGGGACGTTGTCCTCGCTCGTCAGTCGCAGGCGTCGACCTGCGAGTTCGAAGTCGTCACCGGGGACCCGCGAACGGGATCTCCTCAGATCAGCGATACGCACAGGAGCCATCAGGGGAGAGCGATGAGCACATCCCAACGCGACGGCCCATGTGCCTTCGTCCGCGGGAACGGCTCGCAGCAACGCGCGCACTCTTCTCCCAGCGAGATCGTCGGCTCGCTGGCCCGGCGGTACGGAGTGGAAGTCGACCCGCAGTCCCCTGTCTTTCACCGAGGCGGCCAACACCGCAAGGTTCCGTCTGGAGCAGGCCGTCGGAACCGCCAGGGAGATCGGCCGCAGCTTCGCGCTGTCGGCGTCGAGCATCATCTCGTCGGCCAGTTCGACGAGGCGGGTCGCCGAGGCGAGCATGTCACGCCCGAACGGAGTGAGGCTGACTCCGCGTCCGGTCCGTTCGAAGAGACGCGCACCGAGCTGCTTCTCGAGTCCGGCGATGCGCCGGCTGGCCACCGGCTGCGGGATCCCGTTGGCGGCAGCACCAAGTGTCATGCTGCCGAGTTCGCTGACGGCGGTGAATGTTCGGCACGCGTTAACCAGGTCCATCACCTCATGATATGCGTTGCTGATATG includes the following:
- a CDS encoding methionine ABC transporter ATP-binding protein, with translation MIELRALRKAFGGTVALEEIDLTVPAGEIHGVVGRSGAGKSTLIRCLTGLESPTSGTVSIDGVDLTNRSGAGLREARRNIGMVFQHVNLLDSRTALHNVAQPLKIAGVGKADRLAKARELLDFVGLGERVDNYPAQLSGGQKQRVGIARALAAEPKVLLCDEPTSALDASTTDQILSLIRSLRDRLGITVLIITHEMSVVREICDSVTLLADGRVAKTGKLAEVLSEPRSALAKDLVPLPPVGLADSDGRLVEVSLAGTDLPTVLTSAQKAGVSAEAILAGAVETIEGRQIGRLRFTVTSTDQSKGLISALKADGIHAEEAA
- a CDS encoding serine hydrolase gives rise to the protein MIGRKKVVRAAGAELENAGLRARIIARDLDTNAEVALSPDGALPLASLVKVPIALAVLNRIVAGDLAADEQVRVEPAAAGSASPTSAARFRHPARIALEDLLTLAVCFSDNTAADALLDLVPATEVEQDLDALGLRDIDIRHRLDALTMTPLESLDGTEAHLAYDLATAGPTHGDGHRIWQLDVSRANSATARGLLGLLAEVWRPARLDHGVAARLRELMSGNVVRHRLAPDLMSDSARWSSKTGTLLHLRHEIGVVDHADGQSIAIVVLSESSNPASVQPAAEAALGAAARALHDLLR
- a CDS encoding LysR family transcriptional regulator; translated protein: MDLVNACRTFTAVSELGSMTLGAAANGIPQPVASRRIAGLEKQLGARLFERTGRGVSLTPFGRDMLASATRLVELADEMMLDADSAKLRPISLAVPTACSRRNLAVLAASVKDRGLRVDFHSVPPGQRADDLAGRRVRALLRAVPADEGTWAVALGCAHRSPLMAPVRIADLRRSRSRVPGDDFELAGRRLRLTSEDNVPHIRDRIRRCAETAGLLPYQVVVDTSDPDAVAAVLSEGDLLLCSEAEAAELELPWVPLIDPTISRGYTLAAAADEDIALLADFAEEFADCLGGSIVSGPRRRGSATVRTHARTGRAASAQGPQIARSTGEAP
- a CDS encoding MetQ/NlpA family ABC transporter substrate-binding protein, coding for MKTKLIAIAASATLLLSGCGLVGGGNDSVGEKDGDLTKLVVGATPVPQGDILNFVQENLAEDAGLKIEVKEYTDYTLPNKALNDGDIDANYFQHKPYLDSEVEGQGYEITGFEPINLEPFALFSKDIKDVGDIPKNAKIGINNDPSNQGRALKMLEDAKLITLKDGVDAVDAKLSDVEDNPKNVKFVEADAAQLARTLEDVDASVINGNNALEAGLSPAKDGILLEKAEDNPYGNFLAARTENKDDENIKKLDELLHSPEVKKFIEDKWSDGSVLPSF
- a CDS encoding methionine ABC transporter permease, which produces MNDPTWFDNPAITDQMWPATIETLLMTAWSTGLAVLFGLPLGIWLFTASKGGLNSNQFVYRVLSFIVDITRSIPFIILIIALIPFARFVVGSALGWQATVVSLTIGAIPFYARLVENSLREVSEGKVEAALMMGASNGQVIRQVYVPEAKPGLIGAATVTSVTLVSYTAMAGAVGGGGLGALAISYGYQRYQADTMIACIIVLVLIVTLIQFIGDRLARAVDHR
- a CDS encoding glycosyltransferase, which produces MQETTVRIAAIVPCHNEEITVAKVVGDLKAAVPGITVYVYDNCSSDRTSQRAAEAGAIVRKENVPGKGNVVRRAFADIDADIYVMIDGDDTYEAAHLPEMIDTLISGPYDHVLGVRQDNQETTSYRPGHEAGNRMFNQLTGALFGSEVSDMLSGYRVFSRRFVKSFPAISRRFEIETELTVHTMSLRLPTTEVAVDFRDRPDGSESKLSTFKDGFRILGLISALVRHERPRLFYGTLTVLLAALSLVFGLPVVWEFWQTGLVPRFPTAILAAALMGLAFLLGSVGLTLDGLRRARRETSRLVYLSLPAVSGRPFTQRQAPRQTGPADREFSTSEAEIFADPARMKPNRQVRARFAS